One window from the genome of Ammospiza nelsoni isolate bAmmNel1 chromosome 16, bAmmNel1.pri, whole genome shotgun sequence encodes:
- the LOC132080622 gene encoding protocadherin gamma-A10-like, with the protein MCAAGRRWGRRQRALLWAVLLAAWEAAWGQLRYSVPEEMPKGSFVGDVAKDLGLQLPEIRDRSVTIVSEGRTQYFALHGKTGHLVTAERIDREQLCRLVEKCVLRCELIVEGQMQVYRIEVEITDINDNAPNFKEGELEERISETTAAGSRFPLARAHDPDSGRNSLQSYELSGDEHFSLAVQASPGGDQRPELVLAKALDREKAAFHELVLRAMDGGDPARTGTARIRVTVVDANDNAPVFSQAEYTVRVPEDVPVGSVLVTVTATDADDGLFGEIKYSLKKEADTAIFHLDSESGAITLLQSLDFEEGDSYELEMQARDGGQLLDTAKVTINVTDINDNAPVISVRSALREISEDAPTGTVIALLHVQDRDSGANGEVRCFLERDVPFRLEKSFHDYFRVVTARELDREQVSEYNVTVRAADGGSPSLQSSAVLALRVLDVNDNAPVFLEERYSARLAENNAAGALVLTVRATDADWGQNARVRYRLAEGRVRGAPLSSYVSVQAETGALYALRSLDYEQLRELQLCVRAEDGGAPALSSNVSVRLQIVDENDNAPQVLYPPAAAAAAWSGVELAPRRSEAGALVAKVVAVDADAGQNAWLSYELAKATEPGLFRVGPHSGEVRTARSPLARDAARHSLVVLVRDHGRPALSATATLSVVLAESVAELLAELGSAAHEAAAPGEPAASLTRWLVLAVAAVSCLFVAFLLLLLALRLRRCHRQQLLPPDSGASRGVPVSHFVGIDGVRAFLQSYAHDVSLTADSRKSHLRFSAASCCDTLPARPPPDEPAPLLGDEDPAGALPSDPAPPSVSVSDRILS; encoded by the coding sequence ATGTGCGCGGCGGGGAGGCGCTGGGGCCGGCGGCAgcgagctctgctctgggccgTGCTGCTGGCGGCGTGGGAGGCGGCGTGGGGGCAGCTGCGCTACTCGGTGCCCGAGGAGATGCCCAAGGGCTCGTTCGTGGGCGACGTGGCCAAggacctggggctgcagctgccggaGATCCGAGACCGCAGTGTCACCATTGTTTCAGAAGGTAGGACGCAGTATTTCGCTCTTCACGGGAAGACGGGACATTTAGTGACGGCAGAGAGAATCgacagagagcagctgtgccgGTTGGTGGAGAAATGCGTGCTGCGCTGTGAGCTGATAGTGGAGGGACAGATGCAGGTTTACCGAATAGAAGTAGAAATCACGGATATTAATGACAACGCACCGAATTTCAAGGAGGGTGAACTTGAGGAGAGGATTAGCGAGACGACAGCCGCAGGGTCACGGTTTCCCCTCGCCAGGGCTCACGACCCGGATTCGGGCCGGAATTCGCTGCAGAGCTACGAGCTGAGCGGTGACGAGCACTTCTCGCTGGCCGTGCAGGCGAGTCCCGGCGGCGATCAGCGTCCCGAGCTGGTGCTGGCGAAGGCGCTGGACCGGGAGAAGGCGGCGTTTCACGAGCTGGTGCTGAGGGCGATGGACGGCGGCGATCCGGCACGGACGGGCACGGCTCGGATCCGTGTGACCGTAGTGGACGCGAACGACAACGCGCCCGTGTTCAGCCAGGCGGAGTACACGGTGCGAGTGCCCGAGGACGTGCCCGTGGGCTCTGTCCTcgtcactgtcactgccactgaCGCGGACGATGGTCTGTTCGGGGAAATTAAATACTCGTTGAAGAAAGAGGCGGACACGGCCATTTTCCATCTAGATTCTGAGAGTGGAGCTATCACTCTGTTGCAGAGCCTGGACTTCGAGGAAGGCGACTCCTACGAACTGGAGATGCAGGCACGGGACGGTGGACAACTTTTAGACACTGCCAAAGTCACGATCAATGTCACAGACATAAATGATAACGCACCTGTGATTTCTGTGCGATCAGCGCTACGTGAGATTTCCGAGGACGCCCCAACGGGGACAGTGATAGCCCTGCTACACGTGCAGGACCGGGACTCAGGGGCGAATGGTGAGGTGCGCTGTTTTCTCGAGAGGGATGTCCCGTTCCGGCTGGAGAAGTCTTTTCATGATTACTTCCGTGTGGTGACAGCGAGAGAGCTGGACCGCGAGCAGGTGTCGGAGTACAACGTGACGGTGCGGGCGGCCGACGGCGGGTCGCCGTCGCTGCAGAGCAGCGCGGTGCTGGCGCTGCGGGTGCTGGACGTGAACGACAACGCGCCGGTGTTCTTGGAGGAGCGCTACAGCGCGCGGCTGGCGGAGAACAACGCGGCGGGCGCGCTGGTGCTGACGGTGCGCGCCACGGACGCGGACTGGGGGCAGAACGCGCGCGTGCGCTACCGGCTGGCGGAGGGGCGGGTGCGGGGCGCGCCGCTGTCGTCGTACGTGTCGGTGCAGGCGGAGACGGGCGCGCTGTACGCGCTGCGCTCCTTGGACTACGAGCAGCTGCGCGAGCTGCAGCTGTGCGTGCGGGCGGAGGACGGCGGCGCGCCGGCGCTGAGCAGCAACGTGTCGGTGCGGCTGCAGATCGTGGACGAGAACGACAACGCGCCGCAGGTGCTGTACCcgccggcggccgcggcggcggcgtgGTCGGGCGTGGAGCTGGCGCCGCGGCGGTCGGAGGCCGGCGCGCTGGTGGCCAAGGTGGTGGCGGTGGACGCGGACGCGGGGCAGAACGCGTGGCTGTCCTACGAGCTGGCCAAGGCCACGGAGCCGGGGCTGTTCCGCGTGGGGCCGCACAGCGGCGAGGTGCGCACGGCGCGCTCGCCGCTGGCCCGCGACGCGGCGCGCCACagcctggtggtgctggtgcgGGACCACGGGCGGCCGGCGCTGTCGGCCACGGCCACGCTGAGCGTGGTGCTGGCCGAGAGCGTGGCCGAGCTGCTGGCCGAGCTGGGCAGCGCGGCGCAcgaggcggcggcgccgggcgaGCCGGCCGCCAGCCTGACGCGCTGGCTCGTGCTGGCCGTGGCCGCCGTCTCGTGCCTCTTCGtggccttcctgctgctgctgctggcgctgcgCCTGCGCCGCTGCCAccgccagcagctgctgccgccGGACAGCGGCGCCTCGCGCGGCGTGCCCGTCTCGCACTTCGTGGGCATCGACGGCGTGCGCGCCTTCCTGCAGTCCTACGCGCACGACGTGTCGCTCACGGCCGACTCGCGCAAGAGCCACCTGCGCTTCTCGGCCGCCAGCTGCTGCGACAccctcccggcccggccgccgcccgACGAGCCCGCGCCGCTGCTCGGCGACGAGGACCCGGCCGGCGCCCTCCCCTCGGACCCCGCCCCTCCCTCGGTGAGTGTCTCGGATCGAATTCTGTCCTGa
- the LOC132080623 gene encoding protocadherin gamma-B5-like yields the protein MAVRRRQRLGPGGGRALPAALLLLLLLCVWCRAAAERVRYAIAEELGRGSLVGPLARDLGLSADELPARKLRLSEEKQYFTVNEENGNLYVNERLDREEMCGESATCSVSFEALVHNPLNIFHVEVAIEDVNDNSPSFRKASLDLEIGEWIPPGTGFPLDVAHDADVGSNSLLTYQLTSNPSFSLAMKESPDGSKPEIILERALDREKQSSFELVLTAVDAGDPMRSGSVQIRVNVTDANDNRPIFAQNRYHVRLREDAPPGSAVLDLSASDADAGTNARITYSFGEMPKTTLQKFMLDAESGAITLQETLDFEEMNAYNLAVEAKDGGGLVAHSKVEVEVLDVNDNPPEITILSLSSPVPEDAPEGTVIALLKVRDRDSGENGQVSCELSGEAPLSIVASSGGSYKVVTSGALDREQASEHRVTVVARDRGRPALRSSRELVLEVSDVNDNAPVFEEAAYSAYVAENNAAGALVLRVQARDADAGANGRVSYWLAGGSAGAAGAAPLVSVEARSGALYAQRSLDYEQCREFTVAVRAQDGGSPARSSTATVRVFVLDRNDNAPRVLWPAPAAGEAAGGAAAAPFEVVPRSAEAGYLVAKVVAVDADAGRNAWLSYELVQASEPALFRVGLHSGEVRTARAVGERDAAKQRLVAVVKDHGRPALSATATLHVVLAESLQEALPELSERPAGAEAAAAELQFYLVLALALLSALLVLSVALAVLARLRRAGPPAVLRCLGAQRFSLAGAAFPADFCEGTLPYSYNLCVPPPARAVPEAAWPSPPPPVPILSAEELLGGDSCEKQSSNSSDLVAGEAPANPDAPQVCIV from the coding sequence ATGGCGGTGAGGCGGCGGCAGAGGCTTGGGCCGGGCGGCGGGCGAGCGCTGCCGgccgcgctgctgctgctgctgctgctgtgcgtGTGGTGCCGGGCGGCGGCCGAGCGGGTCCGCTACGCCATCGccgaggagctgggcagaggctCGCTCGTGGGGCCGCTGGCGCGGGACCTGGGGCTCAGCGCGGACGAGCTGCCGGCGCGCAAGCTGCGGCTGAGCGAGGAGAAGCAATACTTCACGGTGAATGAGGAGAACGGGAACCTGTACGTGAACGAGAGGCTGGACCGGGAGGAGATGTGCGGCGAGTCGGCGACCTGCTCCGTCAGCTTCGAGGCGCTGGTGCACAACCCGCTGAATATTTTCCACGTCGAGGTGGCGATAGAGGACGTGAATGATAATTCCCCGTCCTTCAGGAAGGCTTCTCTTGACCTCGAGATTGGTGAATGGATTCCTCCTGGGACTGGTTTTCCACTGGATGTGGCTCATGATGCAGACGTGGGCAGCAACTCACTGCTGACTTACCAGCTGACCAGCAACCCGTCTTTCTCTCTCGCCATGAAGGAGAGCCCGGACGGAAGCAAGCCGGAAATAATTCTGGAGAGAGCATTGGACCGAGAGAAGCAAAGTTCTTTCGAGCTGGTGCTGACGGCAGTTGATGCCGGAGATCCCATGAGGTCCGGATCTGTCCAGATTCGGGTCAACGTGACGGATGCCAATGACAACAGACCCATATTCGCGCAGAACCGGTACCACGTGAGGCTTCGAGAGGATGCGCCGCCCGGTTCGGCAGTCCTGGACCTGTCAGCCTCGGACGCCGACGCCGGCACCAACGCCCGCATCACCTACAGCTTCGGGGAAATGCCGAAAACAACACTTCAGAAGTTCATGCTCGATGCAGAGAGTGGAGCGATCACGTTGCAGGAGACACTAGACTTTGAGGAGATGAACGCGTATAACCTGGCTGTAGAGGCGAAGGACGGAGGGGGTTTGGTGGCGCACTCCAAGGTGGAGGTGGAGGTGCTGGACGTGAACGACAACCCACCTGAGATCACGATTCTGTCGCTCTCGAGCCCCGTGCCCGAGGATGCTCCAGAGGGCACAGTGATAGCTCTGCTGAAAGTACGGGACAGAGACTCCGGCGAGAACGGTCAGGTGTCGTGCGAGCTGTCGGGAGAGGCGCCGCTGTCGATCGTGGCGTCGTCGGGCGGCTCGTACAAGGTGGTGACATCGGGCGCGCTGGACCGCGAGCAGGCGTCGGAGCATCGCGTGACGGTGGTGGCCCGGGACCGGGGCAGGCCGGCGCTgcggagcagcagggagctggtgctggaggtgTCGGACGTGAACGACAACGCGCCGGTGTTCGAGGAGGCGGCGTACAGCGCGTACGTGGCGGAGAACAACGCGGCGGGCGCGCTGGTGCTGCGCGTGCAGGCGCGGGACGCGGACGCGGGCGCCAACGGGCGCGTGAGCTACTGGCTggcgggcggcagcgcgggcgcggcgggcgcggcgccgCTCGTGTCGGTGGAGGCGCGGAGCGGCGCGCTGTACGCGCAGCGCTCCTTGGACTACGAGCAGTGCCGCGAGTTCACGGTGGCCGTGCGGGCGCAGGACGGCGGCTCGCCAGCGCGCAGCTCCACGGCCACGGTGCGCGTCTTCGTGCTGGACCGCAACGACAACGCGCCCAGGGTGCTCTGGCCCGCTCCGGCGGCGGGAGAGGCTGCgggaggggcggcggcggcgccttTCGAGGTGGTTCCGCGTTCGGCCGAGGCCGGCTACCTGGTGGCCAAGGTGGTGGCGGTGGACGCGGACGCGGGGCGCAACGCGTGGCTGTCGTACGAGCTGGTGCAGGCGTCGGAGCCGGCGCTGTTCCGCGTGGGGCTGCACAGCGGCGAGGTGCGCACGGCGCGCGCCGTGGGCGAGCGGGACGCGGCCAAGCAGCGGCTGGTGGCCGTGGTGAAGGACCACGGGCGGCCGGCGCTGTCGGCCACGGCCACGCTGCACGTGGTGCTGGCCGAGAGCTTGCAGGAGGCGCTGCCGGAGCTGAGCGAGCGGCCGGCGGGCgccgaggcggcggcggccgagcTGCAGTTCTACCTGGTGCTGGCGCTGGCGCTGCTCTCGGCGCTCTTGGTGCTGAGCGTGGCGCTGGCCGTGCTGGCGCGGctgcgccgggccgggccgcccgccgTGCTGCGCTGCCTGGGCGCGCAGCGCTTCTCGCTGGCCGGCGCCGCCTTCCCGGCCGACTTCTGCGAGGGCACCTTGCCCTACTCCTACAACCTGTGCgtgccgccgcccgcccgcgccgtGCCCGAGGCCGCTTGGccctcgccgccgccgccggtgCCCATCCTGTCGGCGGAGGAGCTTCTGGGCGGCGATTCCTGCGAGAAGCAGAGCTCCAACAGCAGTGACCTCGTCGCGGGAGAGGCTCCTGCCAATCCCGATGCACCGCAGGTCTGTATTGTGTga